The following proteins are encoded in a genomic region of Oreochromis aureus strain Israel breed Guangdong linkage group 8, ZZ_aureus, whole genome shotgun sequence:
- the mlst8 gene encoding target of rapamycin complex subunit lst8, with translation MNVNQGTVGSDPVILATAGYDHTVRFWQAHSGICTRTVQHQDSQVNSLEVTPDRSMIAAAGYQHIRMYDLNSNNPNPVINYDGVSKNITSVGFHEDGRWMYTGGEDCMARIWDLRSRNLQCQRIFQVNAPINCVCLHPNQAELIVGDQSGVIHIWDLKTDHNEQLIPEPEVSINSVHIDPDASYMAAVNSSGNCYVWNLAGGIGDEVTQLIPKTKIPAHKRYSLRCKFSPDSTLLATCSADQTCKIWRTSNFSLMTELSIKSNNPGETSRGWMWDCAFSGDSQYIVTASSDNLARLWCVETGEIKREYSGHQKAVVCLAFNDSVLG, from the exons ATGAATGTGAATCAGGGGACGGTGGGCAGCGACCCGGTCATTCTGGCCACGGCTGGATACGACCACACTGTCCGCTTCTGGCAGGCCCACAGCGGGATCTGCACCAGGACGGTCCAGCACCAGGACTCA CAAGTAAATTCACTCGAGGTCACACCTGACAGAAGTATGATTGCAGCCGCAG GTTATCAGCATATCCGCATGTACGACTTGAACTCCAACAACCCCAACCCGGTCATCAACTACGATGGAGTTAGCAAGAACATCACGTCTGTGGGCTTCCACGAAGATGGACGCTGGATGTACACAGGAGGAGAGGACTGCATGGCTCGCATATGGGACCTGAG GTCAAGAAATCTGCAGTGTCAGAGGATCTTCCAAGTAAATGCTCCAATCAACTGTGTGTGCTTGCATCCTAACCAG GCAGAGCTTATAGTTGGAGACCAGAGTGGAGTGATCCATATCTGGGATCTGAAGACAGACCATAATGAGCAGCTGATTCCAGAGCCGGAGGTCTCAATCAACTCAGTTCACATTGACCCAGATGCGAGTTACATGGCAGCAGTCAACAGCTCG GGAAACTGTTATGTGTGGAACCTCGCTGGAGGCATCGGGGATGAAGTGACTCAGCTCATTCCCAAAACCAAGATCCCTGCGCACAAACGCTATTCCCTCCGCTGCAAGTTCAGCCCCGATTCCAC GCTGCTGGCCACCTGCTCGGCAGACCAGACGTGTAAGATCTGGAGGACGTCCAATTTCTCACTGATGACAGAGCTCAGCATCAAGAGCAATAATCCGGGAGAAACATCCAGAGGCTGGATGTGGGACTGCGCCTTCTCCGGAGACTCGCAGTATATTGTTACAG CCTCCTCAGATAACCTGGCTCGCCTGTGGTGCGTGGAAACTGGTGAGATCAAAAGGGAATACAGCGGCCACCAGAAGGCCGTGGTGTGTCTGGCCTTTAATGACAGCGTGCTCGGctga
- the bricd5 gene encoding BRICHOS domain-containing protein 5 produces MVRCWKRSENRLEEEECADGGPEESPLFHFPHKAFWVSLSACLLLAILALGLTGHFGRSQPHSQPLQTVRFTVSDQTGALINQSAVVDQQNDLVTFSVTSSMNQTSTVLFDIKHSLICYKPVSQESCFLRKMEESDYKNVNSVLHESARKSQFQLSGNETQRQMEFLGVLAASQVNVSSLEEPLQALCQDRSVHWTRRTEGPGKQRLVYFCIDICFPSNICVSVCFYYLPE; encoded by the exons ATGGTGAGGTGCTGGAAGCGTTCAGAAAACCGCCTGGAGGAAGAAGAGTGCGCA GATGGGGGCCCTGAGGAGTCCCCTTTGTTCCACTTCCCGCACAAGGCATTCTGGGTCAGCCTCTCAGCCTGCCTGCTCCTGGCCATCCTCGCCCTGGGTTTGACGGGGCACTTCGGGAGGTCTCAGCCTCACTCTCAG CCTTTGCAGACTGTGAGGTTCACTGTTTCAGATCAGACTGGCGCGCTTATCAACCAATCAGCAGTTGTTGACCAGCAGAATGACCTGGTGACCTTTTCTGTGACCTCGTCGATGAATCAGACGTCCACTGTGCTCTTTGATATAAAACAT agTCTGATATGCTACAAACCCGTCAGCCAGGAGAGCTGCTTCCTGAGAAAGATGGAGGAGTCAGACTACAAGAATGTGAACTCCGTCCTCCACGAGTCGGCACGCAAG AGCCAGTTCCAGCTGTCTGGGAATGAGACCCAGAGGCAGATGGAGTTCCTGGGAGTACTGGCAGCCAGTCAGGTGAATGTGTCCTCGCTGGAGGAGCCTctccaggccctgtgtcaggaCAGGTCGGTCCACTGGACCAGGAGGACCGAGG GCCCAGGCAAACAGAGGTTGGTCTACTTCTGCATCGACATCTGCTTCCCCAGCAACATCTGCGTGTCCGTGTGCTTCTACTACCTTCCAGAGTGA
- the LOC116310311 gene encoding glycerol-3-phosphate phosphatase, translated as MSVSKCTRLSGALVKQLLDSVDSILFDCDGVIWRGDQAIPGAPQVINLLKENGKRVFFVTNNSTKSRKMYADKMTALGFDVTEDEVFGTAYCCAMYLKTVCKLEGKVYLIGSNAMRQELEAVGIQQTGVGPDHICGKPIDWANVPLDPEVKAVVVGFDEHFSYMKLNRAMQYLTQQGCLFVGTNRDTRLPLEGGKAVPGTGCLLQAVETAAQREAQTVGKPNHFMFDCVASQFGVKADRCLMVGDRLDTDILLGSNCGLKTLLTLTGVSTVADAEAHQKSGCPERQGMVPDYYVESIADLLPALQG; from the exons ATGTCTGTGTCAAAATGCACCCGGCTGAGCGGAGCTCTGGTGAAGCAGCTGCTGGACTCTGTGGACAGCATCCTGTTCGACTGCGACGGCGTCATCTGGCGGGGGGACCAGGCCATTCCCGGAGCTCCTCAAGTCATAAACCTTCTCAAGGAAAATGGCAAGAGGGTGTTCTTCGTCACCAACAACAGCACTAAGTCCAGGAAGATGTACGCCGATAAAATGACCGCGCTCGGCTTCGACGTGACGGAAGATGAAGTGTTCGGGACCGCTTACTGCTGCGCTATGTACCTGAAAACGGTCTGCAAGCTGGAGGGCAAAGTGTACCTGATAGGAAGCAACGCGATGAGGCAGGAGCTGGAGGCGGTGGGGATCCAGCAGACCGGGGTGGGACCCGACCACATCTGCGGAAAGCCGATTGACTGGGCAAACGTGCCCCTGGACCCCGAGGTGAAAGCGGTGGTGGTCGGTTTCGATGAGCATTTCAGTTACATGAAATTGAACCGAGCCATGCAGTATCTGACCCAGCAGGGCTGTCtgtttgtggggaccaacagggACACCAGGCTGCCCCTGGAGGGAGGCAAGGCCGTCCCAG GTACCGGCTGTCTGCTTCAGGCCGTTGAGACGGCAGCCCAGCGTGAGGCCCAGACGGTTGGGAAGCCCAACCACTTCATGTTCGACTGTGTGGCCTCCCAGTTCGGTGTGAAAGCTGACCGTTGCCTGATGGTTGGCGACCGTCTGGACACTGACATCTTGCTGGGCTCCAACTGCGGCCTGAAGACCCTTCTAACCCTCACGGGGGTCAGCACTGTGGCAGATGCCGAAGCCCATCAGAAAAGCGGCTGCCCAGAGAGGCAGGGGATGGTGCCGGATTACTACGTGGAGAGCATCGCAGACCTCCTTCCAGCTCTGCAGGGATGA